One segment of Sphingobacteriales bacterium DNA contains the following:
- a CDS encoding NADH-quinone oxidoreductase subunit C — translation MAQLTHQIVIDDLVSRFGGDIYDYAEPHALPTFSTSAERILDILEYLYFHPQFKFQFLTDLCGVHYPDQKGKELGVVYHLHSLTNNLRLRIKVYVPSDQPKVPSATSLFASANWQERETYDFYGIIFNNHPNLKRILNVDEMDYFPLRKEYPLEDRTRRDKEDKYFGR, via the coding sequence ATGGCACAACTCACCCACCAAATTGTTATAGACGACCTCGTGAGTCGCTTCGGCGGCGATATTTACGACTATGCCGAGCCGCACGCACTGCCTACGTTCAGCACCTCCGCCGAGCGCATATTGGATATTTTGGAATACCTCTATTTTCACCCGCAATTTAAGTTTCAGTTTCTTACCGACTTGTGCGGCGTGCATTATCCCGACCAAAAAGGCAAAGAATTAGGCGTGGTATATCATTTACACAGCCTTACCAATAATCTGCGCCTGCGCATCAAAGTGTATGTGCCTTCCGACCAACCGAAAGTGCCTTCTGCTACGTCTTTGTTTGCCTCCGCCAATTGGCAAGAGCGCGAAACTTATGATTTTTACGGTATTATTTTCAATAATCACCCCAATTTAAAGCGTATTCTGAATGTTGATGAAATGGATTATTTCCCGCTTCGCAAAGAATATCCTTTGGAAGACCGCACCCGCCGCGATAAAGAAGATAAATATTTTGGCAGGTAA
- a CDS encoding bile acid:sodium symporter family protein, translating into MPSFHLLDLLISTLLGLIMLGIGLSLSPKDFRNIFLYPKAFAAALASQMLALPVIAFLIASSWNLPPEIKVGLVILAASPGGASSGFLTYLFKGNVALSISLTTVNSLLTLFSIPIVVNFALQTFMGTQSSIHLPFWATFQHIFIVTIIPAVLGMWIHRRFPVFAFRAEKYLRYIMMLLMAGIFVIMLLGDKSEGGTDFSISEIIQYLPPVLLLNVACLCFGYFFLKILRLPHADQITAAIESGVHNTTLAFLIAGTLLANPEMVKPAILYAAISFVTAVIFGRIATRYYDAQKLKKHQP; encoded by the coding sequence ATGCCCTCATTCCATTTACTTGATTTGCTGATTAGCACACTTTTAGGGCTGATAATGCTGGGAATTGGTTTGTCGCTGTCGCCAAAAGATTTCAGAAATATATTTTTATATCCCAAAGCCTTTGCTGCTGCCCTTGCCTCGCAGATGCTGGCATTGCCTGTTATTGCTTTTCTGATTGCTTCTTCATGGAATTTGCCGCCCGAAATAAAAGTGGGTTTGGTAATTTTGGCGGCGAGCCCGGGGGGTGCCTCTTCGGGTTTTCTGACGTATTTATTTAAAGGAAATGTAGCTCTATCTATTTCGCTCACCACTGTCAATAGTTTGCTCACGCTTTTTTCTATTCCGATAGTGGTAAATTTTGCATTGCAAACATTTATGGGTACACAATCAAGTATTCATTTGCCTTTTTGGGCAACCTTTCAGCATATTTTTATCGTTACCATTATTCCGGCAGTATTGGGTATGTGGATTCACCGGAGGTTTCCCGTGTTTGCCTTTCGTGCCGAAAAATATTTGCGCTATATTATGATGCTGCTGATGGCGGGTATTTTTGTTATTATGTTGCTGGGCGATAAAAGTGAAGGCGGCACCGACTTTAGTATTAGCGAAATCATACAATATCTTCCGCCGGTGTTGCTGCTCAATGTGGCTTGTTTGTGTTTTGGTTATTTCTTTTTAAAAATCCTGCGGCTGCCGCACGCCGACCAAATTACCGCCGCCATTGAATCGGGTGTACACAACACCACTTTGGCATTTTTGATTGCCGGCACACTGCTCGCCAACCCCGAAATGGTAAAACCGGCTATTTTGTACGCCGCTATTTCATTTGTTACCGCCGTTATTTTTGGCAGAATTGCCACCCGCTACTATGATGCCCAAAAACTCAAAAAGCATCAACCATAA
- a CDS encoding pseudouridine synthase encodes MKSRYFLINKPYNMLSQFSDEGSGAATLAQLGFDFPKDVYPVGRLDKDSEGLLLLTNDRRLNAQLLLPEQHISKTYWAQVEGTATADHIAALLQGVTLRIDKKTYHCAAFQARILPEAPPLPPRIPPVRYRQSVPDSWIEMSLTEGKNRQVRRMTAAVGLPTLRLFRCAIGALRWEMLQGVVVAEIRQQDIVEKK; translated from the coding sequence ATGAAATCGCGCTATTTTTTAATCAACAAACCCTACAATATGCTGTCGCAATTCAGCGATGAGGGCAGTGGCGCAGCTACTTTGGCACAGTTGGGTTTTGATTTTCCGAAAGATGTATATCCGGTGGGGCGTTTGGATAAAGACAGCGAGGGTTTGCTGCTGCTCACCAACGACCGCCGCCTCAATGCACAACTATTGCTCCCCGAACAGCATATTTCCAAAACGTATTGGGCACAGGTAGAAGGAACGGCAACTGCTGATCATATCGCCGCTTTGCTGCAAGGTGTAACCCTTCGTATCGACAAAAAAACATATCATTGCGCTGCTTTTCAAGCGAGGATTTTGCCCGAAGCCCCGCCTTTGCCGCCGCGCATACCGCCGGTGCGCTATCGTCAAAGCGTGCCCGACTCCTGGATAGAAATGAGCCTCACTGAAGGCAAAAACCGACAAGTACGCCGTATGACGGCAGCCGTAGGATTGCCAACTTTGCGGCTTTTTCGCTGTGCTATCGGTGCTTTGCGCTGGGAAATGTTGCAAGGAGTCGTTGTGGCAGAAATTCGGCAACAGGATATTGTTGAGAAAAAATAA
- a CDS encoding T9SS type A sorting domain-containing protein, with translation MKNICICCCWLLLNLLNAHSQADSTHFFNHTYKKGNDFTFNAGALETDDAYLIVTNHFSDDTTNISGFSLRKINKENGNTIWRKILRDTLRLNTTYYDRELTLTDEGNYILTANTRHYNNTNKKDVLLMSFDKEGQVLSKSIIGDSATFEMSKCIVNLGNGAGYIVGGTYEWHAYLLRLDKNGHKLWQRHYVNPYDSIQQTRTALNVYPTSDKGFIFSGWVTKESPTGGYDPIFKMYVTKTDSLGNEIWTLYPKGDDDENDGGCGMYNMGGFYLINARVDRKEDNEYGKNYFALISKDGQMGEEVIVNIPQVSAIQGMLHFYPNDGFIGAAVYLNEYKNTEAWLGRFSANFELLWSRRYTTNPQIDHYFRGMLPTQDGGFLLTGLSMEGYAWELKVDSLGNTCWFNAPPQWEQATDPEGNTYYTAGCDSLHLVPWTVGIDETFPTLGGQGGVSISPNPADVEAWITLPQLQKWYLYDLNGRLLLQQAQNRVPTAHLPAGLYMLQIYDKQGNRFTHQLNVVHP, from the coding sequence ATGAAAAATATCTGTATATGCTGCTGCTGGCTGCTCCTGAATTTGCTCAACGCCCACAGCCAAGCCGACAGCACCCATTTCTTTAATCATACCTACAAAAAAGGCAATGATTTTACTTTCAACGCCGGTGCCTTAGAAACCGATGATGCCTATTTAATCGTAACCAATCATTTCTCTGATGATACAACTAATATTTCCGGATTTTCTTTGAGAAAGATTAATAAGGAAAATGGCAATACTATTTGGCGCAAAATACTTCGTGATACTTTGCGGCTCAATACCACCTATTATGACCGCGAACTCACCCTGACTGATGAAGGGAACTATATCTTAACGGCTAACACAAGACACTACAATAATACGAACAAGAAAGATGTGTTACTGATGAGTTTTGATAAGGAAGGTCAAGTATTATCCAAATCAATTATAGGAGATAGTGCAACTTTTGAAATGTCAAAATGTATAGTTAACCTCGGCAATGGTGCAGGTTATATTGTAGGGGGCACTTACGAGTGGCACGCCTATCTGTTGCGTTTGGATAAAAACGGACATAAACTCTGGCAGCGGCACTATGTCAATCCCTACGACAGCATTCAGCAAACACGCACCGCACTCAATGTCTATCCTACCAGCGACAAGGGGTTTATCTTTTCGGGCTGGGTCACCAAAGAAAGCCCTACAGGAGGCTACGACCCCATTTTTAAGATGTATGTCACCAAAACCGACAGCCTCGGAAATGAAATCTGGACACTCTACCCAAAAGGTGATGATGATGAAAATGATGGTGGATGCGGAATGTATAATATGGGAGGATTTTATTTGATTAATGCCAGAGTTGACAGAAAAGAAGATAATGAATATGGCAAAAACTATTTTGCACTCATCAGCAAAGACGGGCAAATGGGAGAAGAAGTTATTGTAAATATCCCTCAGGTAAGTGCTATACAAGGTATGTTACATTTTTATCCCAATGATGGTTTTATCGGTGCAGCAGTATATCTCAACGAGTACAAGAATACAGAGGCTTGGTTGGGGCGTTTCAGTGCCAATTTTGAGTTGTTGTGGAGTCGGCGTTATACCACCAATCCCCAAATAGACCACTATTTTCGCGGTATGCTGCCCACCCAAGACGGTGGTTTCTTACTCACGGGCTTGAGTATGGAGGGCTACGCCTGGGAACTCAAAGTAGATAGCCTCGGCAACACTTGTTGGTTCAATGCCCCGCCGCAATGGGAGCAAGCCACCGACCCCGAAGGCAACACCTACTACACCGCCGGCTGCGATAGCCTCCACCTCGTCCCCTGGACAGTAGGCATAGACGAAACATTCCCCACTTTGGGGGGGCAAGGGGGGGTAAGCATCTCCCCCAACCCCGCCGATGTTGAGGCTTGGATAACACTGCCGCAATTGCAAAAGTGGTATCTCTACGACCTCAACGGACGCTTACTGCTCCAGCAGGCTCAAAATCGTGTGCCTACCGCCCACTTGCCTGCCGGTTTGTATATGTTGCAAATCTACGACAAGCAAGGAAACCGTTTTACACATCAACTCAATGTAGTGCATCCTTAA
- a CDS encoding NADH-quinone oxidoreductase subunit A yields MQASYIPSDYTPIFIQLTLALLFIGGTMVATHYLGPSRHSKTKDQAWECGIDAVGDARTPISVKYFLIAILFVLFDVEIIFMYPWAVNFKELGWFGFVEMLTFLGLLLAGFYYIIKKGVLNWIE; encoded by the coding sequence ATGCAAGCAAGCTATATTCCCTCCGACTACACGCCCATTTTTATCCAGCTCACTTTGGCATTGCTTTTTATAGGCGGCACTATGGTGGCAACGCACTATTTAGGTCCGAGCCGCCACAGCAAAACCAAAGACCAAGCCTGGGAATGTGGTATTGATGCTGTCGGTGATGCCCGCACTCCTATTTCGGTAAAATATTTCCTCATCGCCATTTTGTTTGTGTTGTTTGATGTAGAAATTATTTTTATGTATCCCTGGGCGGTTAATTTTAAAGAGCTGGGCTGGTTTGGTTTTGTGGAGATGCTCACTTTTTTGGGCTTGCTGCTGGCAGGTTTTTATTATATCATCAAAAAAGGTGTATTGAATTGGATAGAGTAA
- a CDS encoding NADH-quinone oxidoreductase subunit D produces the protein MGSRQVQPDDAIYMNELVTLNLGPTHPATHGVFQNILLMDGEKIVAGEATIGYIHRAFEKIAEQRPFYQITPLTDRLNYCSSPINNMGWWMTVEKLLGVEVPKRAQYMRVIMMELARIADHLICNSILGVDTGAFTGFLYVFQQRELIYEIYEEVCGARLTTNMGRIGGMERDFSPIAIQKIKQFLKDFPPVMREFEKMFNRNRIFMDRIVNVGAISAERALNYGFTGPNLRAAGVDYDVRVMEPYCSYQDFDFDIPIGESGDTYDRFMVRNEEIWQSLRIIEQALNNLPEGAYYANDARYYLPPKQLVYQSMEALIYHFKIIMGEIDAPVGEVYHAVEGGNGELGYYLISDGGRTPYRLHFRRPCFIYYQAFPEMAVGSQLSDAIVTMSSLNVIAGELDA, from the coding sequence ATGGGCAGCCGCCAAGTGCAGCCCGATGATGCGATTTATATGAATGAGTTGGTGACACTCAATTTGGGTCCTACCCACCCCGCTACACACGGCGTGTTTCAGAATATTTTGCTGATGGACGGCGAAAAAATCGTCGCCGGCGAAGCAACTATCGGTTATATCCACCGCGCTTTTGAAAAAATTGCCGAACAACGCCCCTTTTATCAAATTACACCCCTCACCGACCGCCTCAATTATTGCTCCTCTCCTATCAATAATATGGGTTGGTGGATGACGGTGGAAAAACTGCTCGGCGTAGAAGTCCCCAAACGCGCTCAGTATATGCGCGTAATTATGATGGAACTGGCACGCATTGCCGACCACCTGATATGCAATTCTATTTTGGGCGTAGATACAGGTGCTTTTACCGGATTTTTGTATGTATTTCAGCAGCGCGAACTCATTTACGAAATTTACGAAGAAGTATGCGGCGCACGCCTCACTACCAATATGGGGCGTATCGGCGGTATGGAACGTGATTTTTCGCCCATAGCCATTCAGAAAATAAAACAATTTCTGAAGGATTTTCCGCCCGTGATGCGCGAGTTTGAAAAAATGTTCAACCGCAACCGTATTTTTATGGACAGAATCGTCAATGTGGGAGCTATCAGTGCCGAGCGTGCATTGAACTACGGCTTTACCGGACCCAATTTGCGTGCCGCCGGCGTAGATTATGACGTGCGCGTGATGGAGCCTTACTGCAGCTATCAGGATTTTGATTTTGATATTCCCATCGGCGAGTCGGGCGATACTTACGACCGCTTTATGGTGCGCAATGAAGAAATCTGGCAAAGCCTCCGCATCATTGAACAGGCTCTTAATAATTTACCCGAAGGAGCGTATTATGCCAACGATGCGCGCTATTATCTTCCTCCAAAACAATTGGTATATCAAAGTATGGAGGCACTGATTTATCATTTCAAAATTATTATGGGAGAAATAGATGCACCTGTGGGCGAAGTGTATCATGCCGTAGAAGGTGGCAATGGCGAGTTGGGCTACTACCTTATCAGCGATGGCGGCAGAACACCGTATCGTTTGCATTTCCGCCGTCCGTGCTTCATTTATTATCAGGCATTTCCCGAAATGGCGGTAGGCTCTCAACTCAGCGATGCTATCGTTACAATGAGCAGTCTCAATGTCATTGCCGGCGAATTAGATGCTTGA
- the fabG gene encoding 3-oxoacyl-[acyl-carrier-protein] reductase: protein MPLLSGKTALITGASRGIGEAIALLFAQQGAQVAFTYRSSADKAAALEAKMSDLGVKAKGYCSNAASFTEAEQLVQQVLSDFGTIDILVNNAGITRDNLLLRMSENDWDTVMENNLKSVFNLTKHVIRTMMKQRSGSIINLSSIVGIRGQAGQANYAASKAGVVAFSKSVAQEMGSRNIRCNVIAPGFIETDMTAALNEDTKKSYLQSVPLQRFGTGEDVAKVALFLASDLSSYVNGQTISVCGGML, encoded by the coding sequence ATGCCTCTTTTATCCGGCAAAACTGCCCTCATTACCGGTGCTTCGCGCGGCATCGGTGAAGCTATCGCCCTTCTTTTTGCGCAACAGGGTGCTCAGGTGGCTTTTACTTACCGCAGCTCTGCCGACAAAGCCGCCGCTTTAGAAGCGAAAATGTCGGATTTGGGCGTAAAAGCCAAAGGATATTGTTCCAATGCCGCTTCTTTTACCGAAGCCGAACAGTTGGTACAGCAGGTATTGAGCGATTTTGGTACGATTGATATTTTGGTAAATAATGCCGGCATCACCCGCGACAATCTGCTGCTGCGCATGAGCGAAAACGACTGGGATACGGTGATGGAAAACAACCTGAAATCGGTGTTTAATCTCACCAAACATGTGATTCGCACGATGATGAAACAAAGAAGCGGCAGTATTATTAATCTGAGTTCTATTGTGGGCATACGCGGGCAAGCCGGACAAGCCAATTATGCCGCTTCCAAAGCGGGTGTGGTGGCGTTTAGCAAGTCGGTGGCGCAGGAAATGGGCAGCCGCAATATCCGTTGCAATGTCATCGCTCCCGGGTTTATTGAAACCGACATGACCGCCGCTTTGAACGAAGACACCAAAAAATCATATTTGCAAAGCGTACCTTTACAGCGTTTCGGCACCGGCGAAGATGTAGCCAAAGTAGCTTTGTTTTTGGCTTCAGATTTGTCGTCTTATGTCAATGGGCAAACCATCAGCGTTTGCGGCGGTATGCTCTGA
- a CDS encoding T9SS type A sorting domain-containing protein, translated as MFYVPIPNPDGSAANTYLLTAQGAYSYGKIYFAKIDEQGNLFDIAIKEVPNVHSFQSAIHFINPTTFVGRGLEKQPFFANSNVQGNLMCFDTDYNLLWRKGYCTNKERDHYTRGMLPTQDGGYLLTGLSMEGYAWEAKVDSLGNTCWFNKPPQWEEATDPEGNPYYTAGCDSLHLVPWTVGIDETFPPLGAQGGVSIAPNPADDVVYIEWNGKEGTNLTIYDMNKKPMMKVRLETGNNPVSIRALPIGIYLLQIEGTAQVSKLSIVR; from the coding sequence TTGTTTTATGTCCCCATTCCTAACCCCGACGGCAGTGCTGCCAATACTTATTTACTTACCGCACAGGGAGCTTATAGCTATGGCAAAATATACTTTGCCAAAATAGATGAGCAGGGTAACCTGTTTGATATTGCAATAAAAGAAGTACCCAATGTGCATTCCTTCCAGAGTGCAATTCATTTTATCAATCCCACTACTTTTGTAGGCAGGGGCTTGGAAAAACAACCCTTTTTTGCCAACTCCAATGTGCAGGGCAACCTGATGTGCTTTGATACCGACTACAACCTGCTGTGGCGCAAGGGCTATTGCACCAACAAAGAGCGCGACCACTACACGCGCGGTATGCTGCCCACCCAAGACGGCGGCTACCTGCTCACGGGCTTGAGTATGGAGGGCTACGCTTGGGAAGCCAAAGTAGATAGCCTCGGCAATACTTGCTGGTTCAACAAGCCGCCGCAATGGGAGGAAGCCACCGACCCCGAAGGCAACCCCTACTACACCGCCGGCTGCGACAGCCTCCACCTCGTCCCCTGGACAGTAGGCATAGACGAAACATTCCCCCCTTTGGGGGCGCAAGGGGGGGTAAGCATCGCCCCCAACCCCGCCGATGATGTAGTATATATAGAGTGGAATGGTAAAGAAGGGACGAACTTAACTATTTACGATATGAATAAAAAACCGATGATGAAAGTTCGTTTAGAAACAGGCAACAACCCTGTTTCAATTCGTGCTTTACCCATAGGAATATATCTATTGCAAATAGAAGGCACTGCTCAAGTAAGTAAATTGAGTATTGTAAGATAA
- a CDS encoding NADH-quinone oxidoreductase subunit B: MTNIVEAPKGHSGQGFFATSFDEVIGIARANSLWPLPFATSCCGIEFMATMGAHYDIARFGAERPSFSPRQSDLLMVMGTIAKKMAPIVKQVYEQMAEPRWVIAVGACASSGGIFDTYSVLQGIDRIIPVDVYVPGCPPRPEQIIEGLMKIQELAANESLRRRNSAEYQQLLASYNIQ; the protein is encoded by the coding sequence ATGACCAATATCGTAGAAGCCCCGAAAGGGCATAGCGGACAAGGATTTTTCGCCACCTCCTTTGATGAGGTCATCGGTATAGCGCGCGCCAATTCGCTTTGGCCACTGCCCTTTGCTACTTCGTGCTGCGGCATTGAATTTATGGCAACCATGGGCGCACACTACGACATCGCCCGCTTCGGTGCAGAGCGTCCGAGTTTTTCGCCGCGCCAATCAGACCTGTTGATGGTGATGGGTACGATTGCAAAAAAAATGGCTCCCATCGTAAAGCAGGTATATGAACAAATGGCAGAGCCGCGCTGGGTGATTGCCGTAGGAGCTTGTGCCTCCAGTGGCGGCATATTTGATACTTACAGTGTTTTGCAGGGCATAGACCGAATTATTCCGGTGGATGTGTATGTACCCGGCTGCCCGCCGCGTCCCGAACAAATTATCGAAGGCTTGATGAAAATTCAAGAACTCGCCGCCAACGAGTCGCTGCGCCGCCGCAACAGTGCCGAATACCAACAATTATTGGCATCGTACAATATTCAATAA
- a CDS encoding glycoside hydrolase family 13 protein, whose protein sequence is MKTLRFFIHFLLLVSAFYATHLSAIAQNIIERVEPPHWWADVQNRQFQLLIYGKNLQADSLTVSGRGLKVQALHRLQNPNYLFADVLLADDAAAGVYTFTLYCCGGSKETFNYSIKAAPPTAPQGLSPADLIYLIMPDRFANGDPHNDAPAEVRERDINRKELIKRHGGDLQGVLQHLDYIQNLGATALWLNPVLENDQPFASYHGYACTDSYRIDPRHGTLELYQQLSREAKQRGIKMVMDIVHNHVGDQHWFIRDLPAPDWIHQHDTYTQTTYRATTLLDPHAANADRDRFQNGWFDTHMHDLNLLNPYLAPYVIPNNIWWVKEAGIDALRMDTYTYSAPEFLEQWADAVQRELPTLSIFAEVWDHGTPIQMYFSKNKLNTTDNPQFFRSGVAGMTDFQLHFAILEAVKQPTGWTEGLTRLYYTLTYDFLYDNPNAHVIFLDNHDVSRFFSEVNGDMNRFKMGIALLYTLRGIPCLYYGTELLMQGKTFPMDNVRTDVSGGWQGDARNQFTAGGRTAQENEVFDYIQKLGQWRKGSRAVQTGKLTHFVPENGVYVYFRHTDTESVMVVANSNEQTASVTMSRFAECLKSYHSARNVVSGETLSNLQTLNIPKMSVQIFELK, encoded by the coding sequence ATGAAAACACTTCGTTTTTTTATACATTTTCTGTTGTTGGTGTCAGCGTTTTATGCGACCCATCTTTCGGCTATCGCTCAAAATATCATTGAGCGCGTAGAGCCGCCCCATTGGTGGGCAGATGTACAAAACAGGCAATTTCAGTTGTTGATATACGGTAAAAATTTGCAAGCCGACAGTTTAACGGTCAGTGGCAGAGGATTGAAGGTACAAGCCCTACACCGCCTTCAAAATCCCAATTATCTTTTTGCCGATGTATTATTAGCTGATGATGCGGCGGCAGGTGTTTATACTTTTACGCTGTATTGCTGTGGCGGCAGTAAGGAAACTTTCAATTATAGCATTAAAGCCGCACCGCCCACCGCACCGCAAGGGCTGTCGCCCGCCGACCTCATTTATCTCATTATGCCTGACCGCTTTGCCAACGGCGACCCCCACAACGATGCACCCGCCGAAGTGCGCGAGCGCGACATCAACCGCAAAGAACTCATCAAGCGGCACGGCGGCGATTTGCAGGGTGTGTTGCAACATTTGGATTATATACAAAATTTGGGTGCAACGGCGTTGTGGCTCAATCCGGTGCTGGAAAACGACCAGCCTTTTGCTTCTTATCACGGCTATGCCTGCACCGACAGCTACCGCATTGACCCGCGCCACGGAACTTTGGAACTCTACCAACAACTGAGCCGCGAAGCCAAACAAAGAGGTATTAAAATGGTGATGGATATTGTACACAATCACGTAGGCGACCAGCATTGGTTCATTCGGGATTTGCCCGCTCCCGATTGGATTCATCAGCACGACACCTACACACAAACCACCTATCGTGCCACTACCCTACTCGACCCGCACGCCGCCAATGCCGACCGCGACCGTTTTCAGAATGGCTGGTTTGATACACACATGCACGACCTCAATTTGCTCAATCCTTATTTAGCGCCATATGTGATACCAAACAATATCTGGTGGGTAAAAGAAGCCGGCATTGATGCCCTGCGTATGGATACTTATACTTATTCTGCTCCCGAATTTCTGGAGCAATGGGCAGATGCCGTACAGCGTGAACTGCCCACTTTGAGCATTTTTGCCGAAGTGTGGGATCATGGCACGCCGATACAGATGTATTTTAGCAAAAACAAACTGAATACTACCGACAATCCTCAATTTTTTCGCTCCGGTGTGGCGGGAATGACGGATTTTCAACTGCATTTTGCCATCTTGGAAGCCGTAAAACAACCGACGGGCTGGACGGAAGGACTGACACGATTGTATTATACCCTCACCTACGACTTTTTATACGATAACCCGAATGCACACGTTATTTTTTTGGATAATCACGATGTGAGCCGTTTTTTCAGTGAAGTGAATGGCGATATGAACCGTTTTAAAATGGGTATTGCGCTGCTATACACTTTGCGCGGTATTCCTTGTTTGTATTACGGCACAGAGCTGCTGATGCAGGGCAAAACTTTTCCGATGGATAATGTGCGTACCGATGTGTCGGGCGGCTGGCAGGGCGATGCCCGCAACCAATTTACGGCAGGCGGCAGAACGGCGCAGGAAAATGAAGTCTTTGATTATATTCAGAAATTAGGGCAGTGGCGCAAAGGGTCGCGGGCGGTGCAAACGGGAAAACTGACCCACTTCGTGCCGGAAAACGGCGTTTATGTATATTTTCGCCATACCGACACCGAAAGTGTAATGGTAGTAGCCAACAGCAACGAGCAAACTGCTTCCGTAACAATGAGCCGTTTTGCTGAGTGTTTGAAAAGCTACCACAGCGCACGAAACGTAGTAAGCGGCGAAACTTTAAGTAACCTTCAAACGTTGAATATACCAAAAATGTCGGTGCAGATTTTTGAGTTGAAATAA